One segment of Streptomyces sp. YIM 121038 DNA contains the following:
- a CDS encoding RtcB family protein, translating to MSYVEVPGAQVPIRMWADPSTVEDVAMQQLRNVATLPWIKGLAVMPDVHFGKGATVGSVIAMKDAVCPAAVGVDIGCGMSAVRTSLTANDLPGDLSRLRSKIEQAIPVGRGMHDSPVDPGTFHGFATAGWDGFWGRFEGVAETVKFRQERAIKQMGTLGSGNHFVEVCVDLTGCVWLMLHSGSRNIGKELADHHIGVARDLPHNQGLVDRDLAVFVADTPQMAAYRNDLFWAQEYAKYNRAIMMALLKDVVRKEFKKARPTFEQEISCHHNYVAEERYDGMDLLVTRKGAIRAGSGDYGIIPGSMGTGSYIVKGLGNDASFNSASHGAGRRMSRNAAKKRFSTQDLEEQTRGVECRKDSGVVDEIPGAYKPIEKVIDQQTDLVAVVAKLKQVVCVKG from the coding sequence ATGTCGTACGTAGAGGTTCCGGGCGCGCAGGTGCCGATCCGGATGTGGGCCGACCCCAGCACGGTCGAGGACGTCGCGATGCAGCAGCTGCGGAACGTGGCCACGCTGCCGTGGATCAAGGGTCTGGCCGTCATGCCGGACGTCCACTTCGGCAAGGGGGCGACGGTCGGCTCCGTGATCGCCATGAAGGACGCGGTGTGCCCGGCGGCGGTCGGCGTCGACATCGGCTGCGGCATGTCCGCCGTCCGCACGTCCCTCACCGCCAACGACCTCCCCGGCGACCTCTCCCGCCTCCGCTCGAAGATCGAGCAGGCGATTCCGGTGGGCCGCGGGATGCACGACTCCCCGGTCGACCCGGGGACCTTCCACGGCTTCGCCACGGCGGGGTGGGACGGGTTCTGGGGGCGGTTCGAGGGGGTGGCGGAAACGGTCAAGTTCCGTCAGGAGCGCGCCATTAAGCAGATGGGAACGCTCGGAAGCGGCAACCACTTTGTCGAAGTTTGCGTGGATTTGACAGGTTGTGTCTGGTTGATGCTGCACTCCGGCTCCCGCAACATCGGCAAGGAGCTGGCCGACCACCACATCGGCGTGGCCCGGGACCTGCCGCACAACCAGGGCCTGGTGGACCGCGATCTGGCGGTCTTCGTCGCCGACACCCCGCAGATGGCCGCGTACCGGAACGACCTCTTCTGGGCCCAGGAGTACGCGAAGTACAACCGCGCGATCATGATGGCGCTCCTGAAGGACGTCGTCCGCAAGGAGTTCAAGAAGGCCAGGCCGACGTTCGAGCAGGAGATCTCCTGCCACCACAACTACGTGGCGGAGGAGCGGTACGACGGCATGGACCTGCTCGTCACCCGCAAGGGCGCGATCCGCGCGGGCTCCGGCGACTACGGCATCATCCCGGGCTCCATGGGCACCGGCTCGTACATCGTGAAGGGGCTCGGCAACGACGCGTCGTTCAACTCGGCCTCGCACGGCGCGGGCCGCAGGATGAGCCGGAACGCCGCGAAGAAGCGCTTCTCCACACAGGACCTGGAGGAGCAGACGCGGGGCGTGGAGTGCCGCAAGGACTCGGGCGTCGTGGACGAGATCCCCGGCGCGTACAAGCCGATCG